Proteins co-encoded in one Fusarium musae strain F31 chromosome 3, whole genome shotgun sequence genomic window:
- a CDS encoding hypothetical protein (EggNog:ENOG41), producing the protein MAAATTTKERELQLLDTVELKILNVANKEHKLHELLQRYLPPVILKAASEHAQVRAKVVQIFSNLKTFIQPPDIERLDDYERRQLIPKALSGFAKDQGVARAGPFFNIILRLLLDARIPPRGSKDDTEYREAIGLSDEADAKFLASMISIFLRLRNPTQTQNWTTANPTLTKAELDSLAVESPESQKVFERMSELKLKLVSLLASGAFTDEEKFLPALYASSSFDNRLVSAAEEVLKRSSVSMEDEPLVKRLFHAHSILPPTYRTRILNMLSKSSISATMSDDIMAVVKLNFSSPDQASSELAQNMLPKSALEQTKLHTATFQYLAWVARVGPTQEGFDIAAPLVHELSTFIERQGWPVPWRTSHDDIALRSKAYETIGVLARSANMPIGRRLQLAHWLFKSLSEDTTSDAVVNIDGALSSLTTNIPAMTGNESQELKTMLLTFMSLADEPPAVRSTRHAVVKWANQCLAFSDVLGRWIDILAVGAYEGERSDVIEQGHKGLDPWTYHAHAETSPILPDWKEMIVTFFGSEISPYTITEAATAPLPDVTEKSHSVFENFQGSRIAAFPVALRYCKHIMFLTALEDFEVEPDWMQTLDARVKTDIKTREKILAYLHTIDSGYILFYLKACLDGAYLRDSPITEECIRCFVDVASLSPGGALGFLTMFSDGLFQLIKSNNKEVRSLTARALGILVSHLANDPSLIDYCRETLSALFENAERLVGPELNVAEGGLLAYSYVCSRSVYYGQPIPDDVQYPIQFITGENVVSSLHDTALEAFAQLWTAGLAIPEREGDHSLEKVISKLVASAKKSNEKAILALGRLAAGLSESGEANESEEGWLHGILGNILKELFALHEIKQVEVQFTVGDAITATLARWESDYVKLTLDVESRGCLQKRNGSRGPLLTAVLNKIFADCKATKPSLLKASGIWLFCIVQYCSHLEEVQSRLRETQAAFMRLLSARDELVQETASRGLSLVYERGDADLKSALVKDLVSAFTGNGTQLKVDQETELFEPGALPTGEGSSITSYKDIVNLANEVGDQRLVYKFMSLAANAATWSTRSAFGRFGLSNILSESEVDPKLYPKLYRYRFDPNQNVQRSMDDIWKALVKDSGAVISTHFDAILDDLLKSILGREWRMREASCAAISELIQGQPFNKYENRYRDIWISALKVLDDVKGSVREAAFKLCRTLSNTLVRQLEEGTSGSAAKSMMKEALPFLLSDKGIESSVKEVQAFAAITVIELTKKGGKALRPFIPEMVPQLLGLLSSIEPEQINWHYQRAGEDSRDQIDKIRSQMVNRSPISEAIDNSLRFVDADVMAELAPKLEATIKTALGMPTKIGCSRVLTTLFTNHTNDIKGVSNKFLQLMEKQTMDKNDEVSQAYARATAYMLRAASDSAKNRFCKKFIDMYFDAEEESRRQKTADVIVALAKVSPDHFTALETQLLPFSYLGSHDTDEYTSKVFKKVWEQHAGSSRTVVRYVPEIVALVERCLDTAQWALRHGGAFTVAAMVSDVASASDVSGQISDANLNKIWPVFEKALALKTFAGKEKLLESYPKFVEKGHSLWKSDTKIAAQMKKIALREAKRNNDEYRVHAFRCLWEFAKARDDLDMLDEIAEIVTPYLEELKGDDETENGDKMDIDSKDQVAKEQLAEKTASNGLEAVARGHSRTDLGILTKIINILKPFLSSPNFATIKRQVWYECVRDLMNDATPSSTPDENAVALTYLLSLDVDLVDTGTEAQRVMRAKAVGALFKAKGKGVFGPTGGPDAAQLKTMVSQALEAERSLEVQRVLRDILVEME; encoded by the exons ATGGcggcagcaacaacaacgaaAGAGAGGGAACTGCAGCTGCTGGACACCGTCGAGCTCAAGATCCTAAATGTTGCCAACAAGGAACATAAGCTGCACGAGCTATTACAACGTTATCTGCCGCCGGTCATCCTCAAGGCGGCTAGTGAACATGCTCAAGTTCGAGCTAAAGTGGTCCAGATATTCTCCAACCTGAAGACCTTCATCCAACCCCCGGA CATAGAGCGCCTGGATGACTATGAAAGAAGACAGCTTATACCTAAAGCTTTGTCAGGATTCGCCAAGGACCAAGGTGTTGCCCGAGCTGGtccattcttcaacatcattctACGTCTCCTCCTTGATGCCCGGATACCTCCAAGAGGCAGCAAAGATGATACCGAGTACCGAGAAGCAATCGGACTATCAGACGAGGCCGACGCAAAGTTCCTTGCTAGCATGATTAGCATTTTCCTACGGCTACGGAACCCTACGCAAACTCAGAACTGGACCACAGCTAACCCAACACTCACTAAAGCTGAGCTCGATTCGCTAGCTGTGGAAAGCCCCGAGTCACAGAAGGTTTTCGAGAGGATGTCAGAgttgaagctcaagctcgtctCGTTGCTTGCAAGTGGTGCTTTTACTGACGAGGAGAAGTTCTTGCCCGCGCTTTACGCTTCATCCAGTTTCGATAACAGACTTGTATCcgcagctgaagaagtttTGAAGCGAAGCTCTGTGTCTATGGAAGATGAGCCACTTGTCAAGCGCCTGTTTCATGCTCACTCAATCCTGCCGCCCACCTACCGGACCAGAATTCTCAACATGCTCTCTAAATCATCCATCTCGGCAACAATGTCGGATGATATCATGGCTGTAGTCAAactcaacttctcctcgCCAGATCAAGCTTCAAGTGAATTGGCACAGAATATGCTGCCCAAGAGTGCGCTCGAACAAACAAAACTGCATACGGCGACGTTTCAGTACCTTGCCTGGGTAGCGCGCGTTGGGCCCACGCAGGAAGGATTTGACATTGCTGCTCCTCTCGTGCATGAGCTGTCCACTTTTATAGAGCGTCAAGGCTGGCCTGTTCCGTGGCGAACATCTCACGACGATATTGCACTACGATCGAAAGCGTACGAAACTATTGGAGTGTTGGCGAGAAGTGCGAATATGCCAATTGGGAGGCGTCTACAACTCGCCCACTGGCTTTTTAAGTCATTGTCAGAGGATACGACTTCCGATGCAGTTGTGAACATAGATGGAGCTCTGTCCAGCCTAACCACCAACATTCCGGCAATGACGGGCAATGAGTCTCAAGAGTTGAAGACAATGCTGCTAACGTTTATGTCTCTCGCTGATGAGCCCCCTGCTGTTAGAAGCACTCGACACGCTGTGGTCAAGTGGGCCAACCAGTGCCTCGCCTTTTCCGATGTTCTGGGACGCTGGATTGACATTCTGGCCGTTGGTGCCTACGAAGGCGAGAGAAGTGATGTTATTGAGCAGGGCCACAAAGGTCTTGACCCTTGGACTTATCACGCACACGCCGAAACCAGTCCGATATTGCCAGACTGGAAAGAAATGATAGTCACGTTCTTTGGTTCTGAAATTAGCCCATATACCATTACGGAGGCCGCCACTGCCCCTCTTCCAGATGTGACAGAAAAGTCGCACTCGGTGTTTGAGAACTTCCAAGGATCTCGTATAGCTGCTTTCCCAGTTGCCCTGAGATATTGCAAGCACATAATGTTCCTCACAGCTCTCGAAGACTTCGAAGTGGAGCCTGACTGGATGCAAACTCTAGATGCACGAGTCAAAACGGACATCAAGACGCGAGAGAAGATCCTAGCCTATCTGCATACAATCGATAGTGGATACATACTCTTCTATCTGAAGGCATGCCTCGATGGAGCCTACCTCAGGGACTCTCCGATTACGGAAGAATGCATCCGTTGTTTTGTTGATGTGGCATCCCTCAGTCCCGGCGGGGCACTGGGGTTCTTGACCATGTTTAGCGATGGCCTTTTCCAGCTGATCAAGTCGAATAATAAGGAAGTCCGGTCACTGACTGCTCGTGCCCTTGGAATTCTTGTGTCACATCTCGCGAATGACCCGTCTCTGATAGACTATTGCCGCGAGACTCTGAGTGCACTATTCGAAAACGCCGAGAGGTTAGTCGGACCTGAACTCAACGTTGCTGAGGGAGGATTACTGGCATACAGCTACGTCTGTTCGCGAAGCGTTTACTACGGACAACCCATTCCCGACGATGTTCAATATCCCATTCAGTTCATCACCGGCGAAAACGTTGTGTCGTCACTCCATGACACAGCGCTCGAGGCTTTTGCACAGCTGTGGACAGCCGGACTCGCTATCCCGGAACGCGAAGGTGATCACTCACTGGAAAAGGTTATCAGCAAGCTAGTCGCCTCAGCAAAGAAAAGCAACGAGAAGGCAATTCTTGCTCTGGGAAGACTGGCTGCCGGGCTGAGTGAAAGTGGAGAGGCTAATGAGAGCGAAGAGGGATGGTTGCATGGAATCCTGGGCAACATCCTCAAGGAGCTTTTCGCCCTACATGAGATCAAGCAAGTCGAGGTGCAGTTCACTGTGGGAGATGCTATCACTGCAACTCTGGCACGATGGGAATCCGATTATGTAAAGCTGACCCTGGATGTCGAGTCTCGCGGTTGTCTTCAGAAGCGCAATGGATCCCGTGGCCCGCTTCTCACAGCTGTTCTTAACAAGATCTTCGCTGACTGCAAGGCCACAAAGCCATCGCTGCTGAAGGCGTCCGGCATCTGGCTTTTCTGCATTGTTCAATATTGTTCACACCTGGAAGAGGTTCAGTCGAGGCTCCGAGAGACTCAAGCTGCATTTATGAGACTTCTTAGCGCACGCGACGAGCTTGTACAAGAGACTGCCTCGCGCGGTTTGTCTTTGGTATACGAGCGTGGCGATGCTGATCTCAAGAGCGCCCTTGTGAAGGACCTAGTGTCTGCATTCACAGGCAACGGCACCCAGCTCAAGGTCGACCAAGAAACAGAGCTGTTTGAGCCTGGTGCTCTGCCAACTGGAGAGGGCAGCTCCATCACTTCATACAAGGACATTGTCAATCTGGCCAATGAAGTTGGCGATCAAAGGCTTGTTTACAAGTTCATGTCACTTGCTGCGAATGCTGCTACCTGGTCAACTCGATCTGCCTTTGGTCGATTTGGACTCAGCAACATTCTTTCAGAGTCTGAAGTTGACCCTAAGCTCTATCCCAAGCTCTACCGTTACCGATTTGACCCCAATCAAAACGTGCAGCGATCCATGGACGATATTTGGAAGGCACTTGTCAAGGATTCGGGCGCAGTTATCAGCACTCACTTTGATGCGATCCTGGACGACTTGCTTAAGAGTATCTTGGGCCGAGAATGGCGCATGCGAGAAGCAAGCTGTGCTGCTATCTCGGAGCTCATCCAGGGCCAGCCATTCAACAAGTACGAGAATCGATACCGTGATATCTGGATATCGGCATTaaaggttcttgatgatgtcAAAGGTTCTGTGCGAGAGGCTGCCTTCAAGCTTTGCAGAACCTTATCTAATACTCTTGTTCGACAACTCGAGGAGGGAACTAGTGGATCTGCTGCTAAATCTATGATGAAGGAGGCTCTCCCCTTCCTTCTGTCTGACAAAGGTATCGAAAGTTCTGTCAAAGAAGTCCAAGCCTTTGCTGCTATTACCGTCATCGAGCTCACTAAGAAGGGTGGAAAGGCTCTCCGACCATTTATTCCGGAGATGGttcctcaacttcttggtTTACTGAGCTCTATCGAGCCCGAGCAAATCAACTGGCATTATCAGAGAGCTGGTGAGGACAGCCGAGACCAGATTGATAAAATTCGATCACAAATGGTGAACCGATCTCCGATTTCTGAGGCCATTGACAATTCACTTCGATTCGTGGACGCGGATGTTATGGCTGAATTGGCACCTAAACTAGAGGCAACTATCAAAACTGCTCTCGGCATGCCGACCAAGATAGGATGCAGTCGTGTATTGACGACCCTATTCACAAACCACACAAATGACATTAAGGGAGTGAGCAACAAGTTCCTCCAACTGATGGAGAAGCAGACAATGGACAAGAACGACGAGGTCAGCCAGGCATATGCTCGAGCTACCGCATATATGTTGAGAGCTGCTTCGGACTCGGCCAAGAACCGATTCTGCAAGAAGTTTATCGACATGTACTTCGACGCAGAGGAGGAATCGCGTCGCCAGAAGACTGCAGATGTGATTGTGGCGCTGGCTAAGGTCTCGCCTGACCACTTCACTGCCCTAGAGACACAATTGCTACCCTTCTCCTACTTGGGCTCTCACGATACAGACGAGTATACCAGCAAAGTATTCAAGAAAGTATGGGAGCAGCACGCTGGAAGCAGTCGCACTGTTGTTCGTTACGTTCCCGAGATCGTAGCACTCGTGGAGAGGTGTTTGGATACTGCACAATGGGCCCTTCGACATGGTGGAGCTTTCACCGTTGCGGCTATGGTATCTGATGTTGCAAGTGCAAGTGATGTTAGTGGCCAAATCAGCGACGCcaatctcaacaagatctgGCCTGTTTTCGAGAAAGCACTGGCCCTTAAGACATTCGCTGGCAAAGAGAAGCTCCTTGAATCATACCCTAAATTCGTCGAGAAGGGACACAGCTTGTGGAAGTCAGACACAAAGATCGCTgcacagatgaagaagattgcTCTTCGAGAAGCTAAGCGAAACAACGACGAGTACCGTGTGCACGCTTTCCGCTGTCTCTGGGAGTTTGCAAAAGCTCGGGATGATCTCGACatgcttgatgagattgcGGAGATCGTTACGCCTTATCTTGAAGAGCTGAAAGGAGACGACGAGACCGAGAATGGAGATAAAATGGATATCGACTCTAAGGATCAAGTCGCGAAGGAACAGCTTGCAGAGAAGACGGCTTCCAACGGCTTGGAGGCTGTTGCTCGCGGGCATAGCCGAACAGATCTTGGCATTCTGACCAAGATCATAAATATTCTCAAGCCTTTCCTGTCAAGCCCGAACTTTGCGACTATCAAGCGCCAAGTATGGTACGAGTGTGTGCGCGATCTTATGAACGATGCCAcgccttcatcaacaccGGATGAAAATGCCGTGGCGCTTACTTATCTACTGAGCCTGGATGTTGACTTGGTTGACACTGGCACTGAAGCACAGAGAGTTATGAGGGCCAAGGCAGTGGGCGCATTGTTCAAGGCAAAGGGCAAGGGAGTCTTTGGACCGACTGGGGGCCCTGACGCTGCGCAGTTGAAGACGATGGTGAGTCAGGCGCTGGAAGCCGAGAGGTCTTTGGAGGTTCAGCGTGTGCTGAGGGATATCCTCGTTGAGATGGAGTAA